A single Blastococcus colisei DNA region contains:
- the thiS gene encoding sulfur carrier protein ThiS, which yields MQVTVNGAPAEVQEATSVAALVAAREGGEHRRVAVALNGAVVPRSRWETTRLTPGDSIEVLAPTAGG from the coding sequence ATGCAGGTGACCGTCAACGGCGCTCCCGCCGAGGTCCAGGAGGCCACCTCGGTGGCAGCGCTCGTCGCGGCGCGCGAGGGTGGGGAGCACCGCCGCGTCGCCGTCGCGCTCAACGGTGCGGTGGTGCCGCGCAGCCGGTGGGAGACGACCAGACTCACGCCCGGGGACAGCATCGAGGTGCTCGCCCCCACCGCAGGAGGATGA